The Virgibacillus phasianinus genome includes a window with the following:
- a CDS encoding YlbG family protein — translation MKTERQGIIVWFQHMKNLKQIRRYGHLLYSSKRLKYAVIYVNQEDLEDIEVKLLKLSFVSKVDRSYKPFIRTNYENAKPDKAKEYDYKMGI, via the coding sequence ATGAAAACAGAGCGGCAAGGAATCATTGTGTGGTTTCAGCATATGAAGAATTTAAAGCAAATCAGAAGATATGGGCATTTGTTGTATTCGTCTAAAAGGCTTAAATATGCAGTGATTTACGTAAATCAGGAAGATCTTGAGGATATTGAAGTTAAACTGTTAAAATTGTCATTTGTATCTAAAGTTGATCGATCCTATAAACCATTTATCCGGACAAATTATGAGAATGCTAAACCTGATAAAGCAAAGGAATACGATTATAAAATGGGCATATGA
- a CDS encoding cytochrome (ubi)quinol oxidase subunit III, with protein sequence MSHDHSLNPETMPHEPEKATLEGKNKFIGFWFFLGGETVLFASLFGTYLALRNATAGGPSAEELFGLDLVFIMTILLLTSSLTSVYAIYHMKNNDFGKMCLWFIITIILGFGFLGSEIYEFTHYIHNEGFTFTSSAFGSAFYTLVGFHGGHVLFGLCWFIALLLRNAKRGLNLYNAPKFYVVSLYWHFIDVVWVFIFTVVYLMGKVV encoded by the coding sequence ATGAGTCATGATCATTCCTTAAATCCAGAAACTATGCCACATGAACCTGAAAAAGCGACACTTGAAGGTAAGAATAAGTTTATCGGCTTTTGGTTCTTCCTTGGTGGAGAAACTGTTCTCTTCGCAAGTTTGTTTGGTACGTATCTTGCGTTGCGCAACGCAACGGCTGGTGGACCATCAGCGGAAGAATTATTTGGATTAGACCTTGTTTTTATCATGACAATTCTATTGTTAACAAGTTCGTTAACTAGTGTATATGCGATTTATCATATGAAGAATAATGATTTTGGAAAAATGTGTTTATGGTTTATCATTACTATAATTCTTGGCTTTGGATTCCTTGGCAGTGAGATTTATGAGTTTACACATTACATCCACAATGAAGGTTTTACCTTTACTTCTTCAGCATTTGGGTCAGCCTTTTATACATTGGTTGGATTTCATGGGGGACACGTTTTATTCGGTCTATGCTGGTTTATTGCATTGCTGTTACGTAATGCAAAACGTGGTCTAAACTTATACAATGCTCCAAAGTTTTATGTTGTAAGTCTATATTGGCACTTTATTGATGTTGTTTGGGTATTCATCTTTACTGTTGTATACCTAATGGGAAAGGTGGTTTAA
- the ctaF gene encoding cytochrome c oxidase subunit IVB yields the protein MTENTSSKKVDTFQKRKNKEEMKYQLITFGLMIIFTLVAFGLVVGELMPKMFVIPTILLLAIVQVAFQFYYFMHMKHSGHEMPSVMIYGGIWAAILTVTALSVLTWW from the coding sequence ATGACTGAAAACACCAGTTCCAAAAAAGTAGATACGTTTCAAAAGCGTAAAAATAAAGAAGAAATGAAATATCAACTCATTACCTTTGGATTGATGATCATCTTCACACTTGTAGCATTTGGACTTGTAGTTGGGGAGTTAATGCCAAAAATGTTTGTTATTCCTACTATCCTTTTGCTGGCTATAGTTCAGGTCGCTTTTCAATTTTATTATTTTATGCATATGAAACATTCAGGACATGAAATGCCATCTGTTATGATTTATGGTGGTATATGGGCTGCAATACTAACTGTTACCGCTTTAAGTGTACTTACATGGTGGTAA
- a CDS encoding YlbE-like family protein: protein MDKNCYHYLKSKPALLNFVRHNPEWYRYLTRDPNKLVEIEKEAKKFYGKTWPQQVEKASSQFSMMKMLVQLALMDD, encoded by the coding sequence ATGGATAAGAATTGCTATCATTATTTAAAATCAAAGCCTGCTTTATTAAATTTTGTTCGGCATAACCCAGAATGGTACCGCTATCTTACACGGGATCCAAATAAACTAGTGGAAATTGAAAAGGAAGCGAAAAAGTTTTACGGCAAAACATGGCCACAGCAGGTGGAAAAGGCATCTAGTCAGTTTTCCATGATGAAGATGCTTGTTCAATTAGCACTAATGGATGATTAA
- a CDS encoding YugN family protein, whose amino-acid sequence MKLEVTGIEDSILDLKPLDHFMGEHAFIRAGQWDYDRVTYDYKIGSKEKNITYYIRIQGYAVEGDVDRGNAVIKLMSPLLGKHYYPHGVEYGENENFPQSLVERATGIVEKLKVEIDHYKQQ is encoded by the coding sequence ATGAAATTAGAAGTAACTGGTATTGAAGATTCAATTTTGGATTTAAAACCACTTGACCACTTTATGGGTGAACATGCCTTTATACGTGCAGGTCAATGGGATTATGATCGAGTAACTTATGACTACAAAATTGGTTCCAAAGAAAAAAATATTACATATTATATTCGCATTCAAGGCTATGCTGTTGAAGGTGATGTAGACCGTGGTAATGCAGTAATTAAGTTAATGAGCCCACTGTTGGGAAAACACTACTATCCACACGGTGTTGAATACGGCGAGAATGAAAATTTTCCGCAAAGCTTAGTAGAAAGGGCTACAGGTATAGTTGAAAAGTTAAAAGTGGAAATTGATCATTATAAACAACAATAA
- a CDS encoding YlbF family regulator, with product MIGTTEIVNILDRSEALGKMILQSDVMEEYNSSQKALNEDKESQRLIKAFADIKDHYQDVQRFGRYHPDYSVIMKKVRSTKREMDMNDKVAAFKIAERNLQKLLDEISQGVAMSVGDNIKAPKDGAALSDGGCGCGSGSGGCGCKAS from the coding sequence ATGATTGGAACTACGGAGATTGTTAATATTCTTGATCGTTCAGAGGCTCTTGGTAAAATGATTTTACAGTCGGATGTAATGGAAGAATACAACAGTTCCCAAAAGGCACTAAATGAAGACAAGGAATCTCAAAGGCTTATCAAGGCTTTTGCTGATATAAAGGATCACTATCAGGATGTTCAGCGATTTGGGCGATACCATCCGGATTATAGTGTGATCATGAAGAAAGTACGCTCTACAAAGCGAGAAATGGACATGAACGATAAAGTTGCGGCATTTAAGATTGCCGAACGAAATCTCCAAAAGCTGCTGGATGAAATAAGTCAGGGTGTAGCAATGAGTGTTGGCGATAATATTAAAGCACCAAAAGACGGAGCAGCTTTATCAGATGGCGGATGTGGTTGCGGGTCTGGCAGTGGCGGTTGCGGCTGCAAGGCCTCCTAA
- a CDS encoding DUF420 domain-containing protein encodes MPLLPTISTFFIVLSAILVAFGWRFIIKGKPKKHKRTMIAGAISALIFFIIYASRTAFIGNTSFGGPDDIEIYYTIFLIFHIFLATTGAVFGVVTITLALKRKIRIHRKIGPVTSIIWFFSAITGVMVYLLLYIIYDGGETTSMLKAILGG; translated from the coding sequence ATGCCGTTATTACCGACAATCAGTACCTTTTTTATTGTCCTAAGTGCGATACTTGTAGCATTTGGATGGCGGTTTATTATTAAAGGGAAGCCGAAAAAACATAAGAGGACGATGATAGCAGGTGCAATCAGTGCATTGATCTTTTTTATCATTTATGCCTCCAGAACAGCATTTATTGGAAATACAAGTTTTGGAGGACCGGATGATATAGAAATTTACTATACCATATTTCTGATTTTCCATATTTTCTTAGCAACAACGGGAGCTGTCTTTGGTGTAGTTACCATAACATTGGCTTTGAAGAGGAAAATAAGGATTCATCGTAAAATTGGACCAGTTACCAGCATCATTTGGTTTTTCAGTGCTATTACGGGTGTTATGGTGTACTTGCTATTATATATCATTTACGATGGTGGAGAAACGACCAGCATGCTAAAAGCAATATTAGGTGGTTAA
- the ctaG gene encoding cytochrome c oxidase assembly factor CtaG, which produces MWLELQIFGFRALWSPYYMIFVLALAVAYYLLTGPYRGKFGGAEKPTTKQQICFYTAMVLLYLIKGSPVDLLTHIMLTAHMIQMAIYYLIFPILIIRGIPVWIWRKFLSFPVIKPFVKLFTKPLIALLLFNTLFSLYHIPDVFDFAKSSPIIHAIVSTVILVAAFIVWWPMVTPVKEYDTIPPILKIAYIFANGVLITPACVLIIFADVPLFATYSDGGAWIQALSLCVPVDVLNGLSGALTGPEMFSPMTTLEDQQLGGIIMKLMQEITYGCVLARIFFTWFSRESLKVDPIPEPSSTN; this is translated from the coding sequence ATGTGGTTAGAACTACAAATTTTTGGGTTTCGTGCACTATGGAGCCCCTATTATATGATATTTGTATTAGCGTTGGCTGTAGCTTATTATCTGCTGACCGGACCGTATCGAGGTAAATTCGGTGGTGCCGAAAAACCGACCACCAAACAACAAATATGTTTTTACACAGCAATGGTACTACTATACTTAATTAAAGGGTCGCCGGTTGATCTATTAACACATATTATGCTGACAGCCCATATGATTCAAATGGCTATCTATTATTTAATATTCCCTATATTAATCATCCGGGGTATACCAGTCTGGATTTGGAGAAAGTTCCTTTCGTTTCCGGTTATTAAACCTTTTGTAAAATTATTTACAAAACCACTTATTGCGTTACTATTGTTTAATACATTATTTTCTCTCTACCATATTCCAGATGTCTTTGATTTTGCAAAATCCTCACCAATTATACATGCAATTGTATCTACTGTTATCTTGGTAGCTGCATTTATAGTATGGTGGCCAATGGTAACACCAGTAAAAGAATATGATACCATCCCGCCAATATTAAAAATTGCGTATATCTTTGCGAATGGAGTCTTAATAACACCTGCTTGTGTGTTAATTATCTTTGCGGATGTACCGTTATTTGCTACTTATAGCGATGGAGGAGCATGGATTCAGGCATTAAGCTTATGCGTGCCAGTTGACGTTCTTAACGGGTTATCAGGAGCTCTTACTGGTCCTGAGATGTTTTCACCAATGACTACATTAGAAGACCAGCAACTTGGTGGAATTATTATGAAGCTAATGCAGGAAATCACATACGGGTGTGTTCTGGCGAGAATTTTCTTTACCTGGTTTTCACGTGAGAGCCTTAAAGTGGATCCAATACCAGAACCATCATCAACTAATTAA
- the rsmD gene encoding 16S rRNA (guanine(966)-N(2))-methyltransferase RsmD → MRVVAGNLKGRQVKAVPGNQTRPTTDKVKEAFFQIIGPFFEDGSCLDLFAGSGSLGIEAISRGMEHAIFVDKQSKAIQTIHENIKDLQLEERTEVFRTDAFRAMQAAAKRELKFNLVLLDPPYKKVDYGELLNELAKLDLVDQHGYIYCEHDQRENLPETHPTFTVIKQSSYGGTIGITLYQKTKKEGFV, encoded by the coding sequence ATGCGGGTAGTTGCTGGCAATTTAAAGGGACGGCAGGTAAAAGCTGTACCAGGTAATCAAACCAGACCTACAACTGATAAAGTAAAAGAGGCGTTTTTTCAAATCATTGGGCCTTTTTTTGAAGACGGATCCTGTTTAGATTTGTTTGCGGGCAGTGGTTCCCTTGGTATTGAAGCGATAAGCAGAGGGATGGAACATGCTATTTTTGTGGATAAACAATCAAAGGCTATACAGACGATCCATGAGAATATTAAAGACTTGCAACTAGAAGAGCGAACTGAAGTTTTTCGGACGGATGCATTCAGGGCAATGCAGGCAGCAGCAAAAAGAGAATTGAAATTCAATTTGGTTTTACTTGATCCGCCATATAAAAAAGTTGATTATGGAGAACTATTGAATGAATTAGCAAAGTTAGATTTAGTTGATCAACATGGATATATTTATTGCGAACATGATCAACGGGAAAACTTACCTGAAACACACCCAACTTTTACAGTGATTAAACAATCATCTTATGGTGGAACCATCGGTATCACATTGTATCAAAAAACTAAAAAGGAGGGTTTCGTATGA
- the coaD gene encoding pantetheine-phosphate adenylyltransferase has product MSRLAICPGSFDPVTYGHLDIIQRGARIFDEVIVAVFNNQGKHPLFSVEERVHLLHESTKDIPNVKVDSCDGLLIDYAKQMNANAILRGLRAVSDFEYEMQITSMNRKLDEHIETFFMMTNNQYSFLSSSIVKEVAKYKANVSDLVPEVVAQELHKKYN; this is encoded by the coding sequence ATGAGCAGATTAGCAATTTGCCCGGGAAGCTTTGATCCTGTTACATATGGACATTTAGATATTATCCAAAGAGGTGCAAGAATATTTGATGAAGTAATTGTAGCAGTATTTAATAATCAGGGTAAGCATCCGCTTTTCTCCGTTGAGGAACGTGTGCATTTGCTTCATGAATCCACAAAGGATATACCGAATGTTAAGGTTGATTCTTGTGATGGGTTACTAATTGATTATGCAAAACAAATGAATGCTAATGCTATTCTTAGGGGTCTAAGGGCGGTTAGTGACTTTGAATATGAAATGCAAATTACCTCGATGAACAGAAAACTTGATGAGCACATTGAGACATTCTTCATGATGACAAACAACCAGTATTCTTTCCTAAGTTCGAGTATAGTGAAGGAAGTTGCAAAATATAAAGCAAATGTTTCGGATTTAGTCCCAGAGGTTGTAGCACAGGAATTACATAAAAAATATAATTGA
- the ylbJ gene encoding sporulation integral membrane protein YlbJ codes for MKQVIKTMLFAGTTLFMTFALITYPDQAFEASLRGLSMWLEKVFPSLLPFFITAELLIGFGVVKFLGVLCEPIMRPLFNVPGVGSFAWAMGMASGYPTGAKISVRLREEKQLTRLEGERLVSFTNASSPLFIFGVVAVGFFYDAKLGILLAIAHYGGNALVGICMRFYGREESSLRNRNEDQKVSIVRAFQEMHSTRLKDPRPIGEIFGDAVINSIKTLVMVGGFIIIFSVFIKLLYIVGISPVIASIFKVILHLFSMPVELALPIFSGLFEITIGSDMITKATADPLIAKVVAVSFILGFNGFSIQAQVASILAKSDLRFFPYFFGRILHGTFASILILLLYKPFYLDRKVTNLDGLPVAGHMQENFWQHCLDYLQMFGPIISIFFISLAFLILLRRQLIK; via the coding sequence TTGAAACAGGTTATAAAAACGATGCTTTTTGCTGGTACAACCTTATTTATGACATTCGCCTTAATTACATATCCGGATCAGGCTTTTGAAGCGAGTTTACGCGGCTTAAGTATGTGGCTTGAAAAGGTGTTTCCTTCTCTTCTTCCCTTTTTTATAACTGCAGAACTACTAATTGGCTTTGGTGTTGTAAAGTTTTTAGGTGTCTTATGTGAGCCTATTATGCGACCGTTGTTTAACGTACCAGGCGTTGGAAGTTTCGCGTGGGCAATGGGAATGGCAAGCGGATATCCGACCGGGGCAAAAATATCTGTAAGACTGCGAGAAGAAAAGCAACTTACCAGACTAGAGGGGGAACGATTAGTTTCTTTTACAAATGCCTCAAGTCCTTTGTTTATCTTTGGAGTTGTGGCAGTAGGTTTTTTTTATGATGCTAAACTTGGTATATTACTGGCAATTGCCCATTATGGCGGAAATGCGCTAGTTGGAATTTGCATGCGGTTCTACGGGAGAGAAGAAAGCAGCCTGCGGAATCGAAACGAGGATCAAAAAGTCTCCATTGTCCGGGCATTCCAGGAAATGCACTCCACCCGCCTAAAGGACCCAAGACCAATTGGAGAAATTTTTGGTGATGCTGTAATTAATTCGATCAAAACACTTGTAATGGTTGGCGGTTTTATTATCATTTTCTCTGTATTTATCAAGCTTCTATATATAGTTGGCATTTCACCTGTGATTGCAAGCATATTTAAAGTGATATTACATCTATTTTCAATGCCTGTTGAATTAGCATTGCCTATCTTTTCAGGGTTGTTTGAAATAACAATAGGCTCTGATATGATTACCAAGGCGACAGCAGATCCATTAATCGCCAAGGTGGTAGCTGTAAGTTTTATATTAGGGTTTAATGGATTTTCAATTCAGGCCCAGGTGGCTAGCATTTTAGCGAAATCTGATTTAAGATTCTTCCCCTATTTTTTTGGAAGAATTCTTCATGGCACATTTGCAAGTATTCTTATTTTACTTCTGTATAAACCTTTTTACCTTGATAGAAAGGTTACCAATCTGGATGGATTGCCCGTTGCAGGCCATATGCAGGAGAATTTCTGGCAGCACTGCCTTGATTACCTACAAATGTTCGGACCAATTATTTCCATATTCTTCATTTCGCTGGCATTCCTGATTCTATTGCGACGACAACTTATCAAATAA
- the ylbD gene encoding spore coat protein YlbD, whose product MGEKELDASILEFRGFLNDHPLLRKKVRKSGESWQPYYEKWVLLGESDPFWDKYKEEDGNNGKESNVIAKLRKWTEETDMDQIQDRMKQWDQTISIIQGMLNQFRDDKKEKVVNRGYHDNKYRD is encoded by the coding sequence ATGGGTGAAAAGGAATTAGACGCATCTATTTTGGAATTTCGAGGGTTTTTAAATGATCATCCGCTGTTGCGAAAAAAAGTTAGAAAAAGCGGAGAATCGTGGCAGCCTTATTATGAAAAGTGGGTACTGCTTGGGGAATCAGACCCGTTCTGGGATAAATATAAAGAGGAAGATGGGAATAACGGAAAAGAATCCAATGTTATAGCTAAGCTGCGCAAATGGACGGAAGAAACAGATATGGATCAGATACAAGACCGTATGAAGCAATGGGATCAAACAATATCTATTATTCAAGGCATGTTAAACCAGTTCCGGGACGATAAAAAAGAAAAGGTAGTTAATCGTGGATATCATGATAATAAATATAGGGATTGA
- the ytvI gene encoding sporulation integral membrane protein YtvI — protein sequence MFRSITKRQWKLIITGLLLILAFYFILPISVPLVVALVTALMLNPLIRVTQTHLKLTRKSAVIIVFMLFLVLVGLTGTFLVTKAVTQVVNFVEDVPEHFNQLNAMYAEWEDNFQNYSKNLPPEFVNQISKSLEENLTSLSDTAKEKITIDNIAEIFAKVPQYLISFLVYLIALFLFMLELPVLKTNFYKLMTTETAEKVSFMNKRLSTVTLGFLKAQFLVSVIIFLASLIGLFFIAPNVAIIMSLIIWVIDFIPLIGSIIILAPWSLFMMLSGDISTGVKLAVLAIILLAIRRTVEPKVMGKHIDLSPLATLIAMFLGIQILGLIGFIIGPLVVITFNSAKEAGIIKWNIKI from the coding sequence TTGTTTCGATCTATTACAAAACGCCAATGGAAACTTATTATTACTGGGCTACTGTTAATTCTGGCCTTCTATTTTATCTTGCCAATCTCAGTGCCTCTAGTTGTTGCACTTGTTACAGCGCTAATGCTAAATCCATTAATACGGGTTACACAAACACATCTGAAACTCACTAGAAAAAGTGCTGTAATTATTGTTTTTATGTTATTTTTAGTTTTAGTTGGGTTAACCGGAACATTTCTTGTTACGAAGGCAGTTACCCAAGTAGTTAACTTCGTTGAGGATGTGCCTGAGCATTTTAATCAATTAAACGCGATGTATGCAGAGTGGGAAGATAACTTCCAAAATTATTCAAAGAACTTACCACCTGAATTTGTAAATCAAATATCCAAAAGCCTGGAAGAGAATTTAACTTCCTTAAGTGATACGGCAAAAGAAAAAATAACAATTGATAACATAGCAGAAATTTTTGCAAAGGTACCACAATACTTAATCAGTTTTCTTGTATACTTAATCGCTTTGTTTTTGTTTATGCTGGAATTACCGGTACTAAAAACAAATTTTTATAAACTGATGACGACAGAGACTGCCGAGAAAGTTTCTTTTATGAACAAACGGCTCTCCACTGTAACGTTAGGTTTTTTAAAGGCGCAGTTTCTGGTAAGTGTTATTATATTTCTGGCTTCGTTAATAGGATTATTCTTTATTGCACCTAACGTCGCTATAATCATGTCATTAATCATTTGGGTTATTGATTTCATCCCATTAATCGGGTCGATCATTATCCTTGCCCCTTGGTCATTGTTTATGATGTTGTCCGGTGACATTTCAACTGGTGTAAAGCTGGCAGTTTTAGCAATAATCTTATTGGCAATACGTAGAACGGTTGAGCCAAAGGTAATGGGTAAGCATATTGACCTGTCCCCCCTTGCCACGTTAATTGCAATGTTTTTAGGTATTCAGATTCTCGGTTTAATAGGCTTTATTATTGGGCCGCTGGTGGTCATTACATTTAATTCCGCAAAAGAGGCCGGAATAATAAAGTGGAATATAAAAATATAA
- a CDS encoding SepM family pheromone-processing serine protease, whose product MKFTKRHLVYLIIIVAIAFFLSTYKLPYYIYKPGDAGALNPVVKVEDGFDSKGDMHLVTVRGGQATPIQYALAKVMPHHELHPIKEIRPKGVTEEEYFHVQLQMMESSQEKAIVVAYNAADKEIEINYNGVYVVTTIKGMPADGILKSGDRIVGMDGKTVKKSEDLIKYVEGKKAGETIKLKIVRGDKHLTKEIELESFEKLDDKVGIGIQLVTDRSVDVNPEVTFSSGNIGGPSAGLMFSLEIYDQLTEKDLTNGYQICGTGEIDYEGNVQRIGGIDKKVIAADDEGCKIFFAPNENGAEGSNYEVAKKTAEEIGTDMKIVPVDTFEDALHYLQKLK is encoded by the coding sequence ATGAAATTTACGAAACGCCATTTGGTATATTTAATTATTATAGTCGCCATCGCATTTTTTCTTTCAACATATAAATTACCGTATTACATATACAAGCCTGGCGATGCAGGTGCATTAAATCCAGTAGTCAAGGTTGAAGATGGATTTGACAGTAAAGGAGATATGCATCTTGTAACAGTTCGCGGAGGACAGGCTACACCAATCCAGTATGCCTTGGCTAAGGTTATGCCGCATCATGAGCTCCATCCGATTAAGGAAATAAGACCAAAAGGTGTGACCGAAGAGGAGTATTTTCATGTTCAATTACAAATGATGGAAAGCTCACAGGAAAAGGCCATTGTGGTAGCATATAACGCTGCAGATAAGGAAATTGAAATAAATTATAATGGTGTTTATGTTGTAACTACAATCAAAGGAATGCCGGCTGACGGAATCCTGAAATCAGGTGATCGAATTGTAGGTATGGATGGCAAGACAGTTAAGAAATCTGAAGATCTTATAAAGTATGTTGAGGGCAAAAAAGCGGGAGAAACAATTAAACTGAAAATTGTACGCGGGGATAAACACCTCACAAAAGAAATTGAACTGGAATCTTTTGAAAAACTGGATGATAAAGTAGGGATAGGTATTCAGTTGGTCACTGATCGCAGTGTTGACGTTAATCCCGAGGTTACATTTTCAAGTGGCAACATTGGTGGCCCGAGTGCCGGGTTGATGTTTTCACTGGAAATATATGATCAATTAACGGAAAAGGATCTTACCAATGGATACCAGATTTGTGGTACTGGCGAAATTGATTATGAAGGAAACGTTCAACGTATTGGAGGTATTGATAAGAAAGTAATAGCAGCGGATGATGAGGGTTGTAAAATTTTCTTTGCACCGAATGAAAATGGTGCTGAAGGATCTAACTATGAAGTAGCGAAAAAGACTGCAGAAGAAATTGGAACAGATATGAAAATTGTTCCGGTGGACACTTTTGAAGACGCACTACATTATTTGCAAAAATTAAAGTAA
- a CDS encoding CAP domain-containing protein, with protein MQLIRLIIILLLLVFGGYYLLDMYDVTPKETAKDFSENLQNKTSNLKTKIIPDRKELTGYLEGDLFHWIGKTTGELAERFGEPIRKDLSAYGYEWWIYTDDTKQYIQFGVSDHKVTSIYATGDDLSMAPIKVGQAYNEINKQFSFEDKVTLKQGVSSYTFKLNEKELRMRPLIKIADNVFLQCYFDTFTSKLSSIRVLTGEVLLKQRPYSIEYRGKLPAKPNLSEKEWKQVESGMERQIFSITNVMRDQHGKSKLKWGDPVSKVAFMHSKDMAVNNYFSHYSLNGKGLKERLASKEVYYLAAGENIAAQYPDAPAAMQGWLNSKGHRKALLENDYTHLGVGVYHFYYTQNFLQKPM; from the coding sequence ATGCAATTAATTCGGTTAATTATTATACTTTTGTTACTAGTTTTTGGTGGTTACTATCTATTAGATATGTATGATGTCACGCCAAAGGAAACTGCAAAGGATTTTAGCGAGAATCTACAGAATAAAACAAGTAATCTCAAGACGAAAATAATACCTGATCGAAAGGAGTTAACCGGTTATCTGGAAGGGGATCTTTTCCATTGGATTGGGAAAACGACTGGGGAACTAGCTGAAAGATTTGGGGAGCCAATTCGGAAAGATTTAAGTGCATATGGTTATGAATGGTGGATCTACACAGATGATACGAAACAATATATTCAGTTTGGTGTGTCAGATCACAAAGTAACATCAATCTATGCTACCGGTGATGATTTATCAATGGCTCCAATCAAGGTGGGACAGGCGTACAACGAAATAAATAAACAATTTTCATTTGAAGATAAGGTGACATTAAAGCAGGGAGTTTCCTCCTATACCTTTAAACTAAATGAAAAAGAATTGAGAATGCGCCCACTAATAAAAATAGCTGATAATGTTTTTTTACAGTGCTATTTTGATACATTTACTTCCAAGTTATCATCCATACGGGTACTAACGGGTGAGGTTCTGCTGAAACAACGTCCTTATTCTATTGAATATCGGGGAAAATTACCAGCAAAGCCAAACCTGTCTGAGAAAGAGTGGAAACAGGTTGAAAGCGGCATGGAAAGACAAATATTTTCGATAACAAATGTAATGCGTGATCAACACGGAAAGTCTAAATTAAAGTGGGGTGACCCGGTTAGTAAGGTCGCTTTTATGCACAGTAAGGATATGGCCGTAAATAACTATTTTTCTCATTATAGTTTAAATGGAAAGGGACTTAAAGAAAGGTTGGCGTCTAAAGAGGTTTATTATCTTGCTGCGGGTGAAAATATTGCCGCGCAGTATCCCGATGCACCAGCTGCCATGCAGGGCTGGTTAAACAGTAAGGGGCACCGCAAGGCATTACTGGAAAATGATTATACACATCTAGGTGTAGGTGTTTACCATTTTTACTACACACAAAATTTCTTACAAAAACCTATGTAA